In Pseudomonas nunensis, a single window of DNA contains:
- a CDS encoding alpha/beta fold hydrolase, translating into MIRLTAERTPAGTSYLATGQGQPVVLIHGVGLNKEMWGGQVVGLATKYRVITYDMLGHGASPRPRSGTDLLGYADQLLELLDHLQVPQATVIGFSMGGLVARAFALHYPQRLQGLVVLNSVFNRSEEQRAGVIARTAQAAEHGPDANAEAALSRWFSREYQAANPAQIAALRQTLADNDPQGYLTTYELFATQDMYRAEDLSGIQVPTLVATGELDPGSTPQMAEQLAERIPGARVAVLAEQRHMMPVESPRLVNQLLLEFLDTAHAQQKPIKGIVA; encoded by the coding sequence ATGATTCGGCTCACCGCTGAACGCACCCCGGCTGGCACCAGTTACCTGGCGACCGGCCAAGGCCAGCCTGTGGTTTTGATCCACGGCGTGGGCCTGAATAAAGAAATGTGGGGCGGCCAAGTCGTTGGCCTGGCCACAAAGTACCGCGTGATCACTTACGACATGCTCGGTCACGGCGCCAGCCCACGCCCGCGAAGTGGCACCGACCTGCTCGGTTATGCCGACCAGTTGCTGGAGTTGCTAGATCATCTGCAAGTGCCCCAGGCGACCGTGATCGGATTCTCCATGGGCGGGCTGGTGGCGCGGGCGTTTGCCTTGCATTACCCGCAACGTTTGCAAGGCCTGGTAGTGCTCAACAGCGTGTTCAACCGCAGCGAAGAGCAGCGCGCCGGGGTCATCGCCCGCACCGCTCAAGCCGCCGAACACGGGCCGGATGCCAATGCCGAGGCGGCGCTGTCGCGCTGGTTCAGCCGTGAGTATCAGGCAGCCAACCCGGCGCAGATCGCAGCCCTGCGCCAGACCCTGGCCGACAATGATCCGCAAGGCTACCTGACCACTTATGAACTGTTCGCGACTCAGGACATGTACCGCGCCGAAGATCTGAGCGGTATTCAGGTGCCGACGCTGGTCGCCACCGGCGAACTCGATCCGGGCTCAACGCCGCAAATGGCCGAGCAACTGGCCGAACGCATTCCCGGCGCGCGGGTTGCCGTACTCGCTGAGCAGCGGCATATGATGCCGGTAGAGTCGCCGCGCCTGGTCAACCAGTTATTGCTGGAGTTTCTCGACACCGCGCACGCCCAACAAAAACCTATAAAGGGGATCGTTGCATGA
- a CDS encoding aldehyde dehydrogenase, which translates to MTLARFQMCIGGEWVDALSGKTFQSLNPALAQPWAELPDADEADVERAVQAAQTAFDGKAWRGLTATARGKLLRRLGDLIAENKEQLAQLESRDNGKLIRETRGQVSYLPEFFHYTAGLADKLEGGTLPLDKPDLFAYTVHEAMGVVAAIIPWNSPLYLTAIKLAPALAAGNTIVIKPSEHASATVLELARLALEAGIPPGVVNVVTGYGPSTGAALTRHPLVRKIAFTGGAATARHVVRSSAENFAKLSLELGGKSPNIIFADADLDSAINGAIAGIYAASGQSCVSGSRLLVQDEIYDEFVERLVERAKRIRIGNPQDDASEMGPMATAQQLAVVEGLVADAIAEGARLKLGGKRPQNLGDGWFYEPTLFECDSNTMKIMQEEVFGPVASVIRFKDEAEALAIANDSQFGLAAGIWTRDLGRAHRLARDVRSGIIWVNTYRAVSAMAPIGGFKNSGYGRESGIDSVLAYTELKTVWINLSQAPMPDPFVMR; encoded by the coding sequence ATGACACTCGCACGCTTCCAGATGTGCATCGGCGGTGAATGGGTCGATGCCCTGTCCGGCAAGACTTTTCAAAGCCTGAACCCGGCGCTGGCCCAGCCTTGGGCGGAACTGCCCGATGCGGATGAAGCGGACGTCGAACGCGCCGTGCAAGCCGCGCAGACCGCGTTCGACGGCAAGGCCTGGCGCGGTTTGACCGCCACTGCCAGGGGCAAATTGCTCCGCCGCTTGGGCGACCTGATCGCTGAAAACAAAGAGCAACTGGCGCAACTGGAAAGCCGCGACAACGGCAAGTTGATCCGCGAAACCCGTGGTCAGGTCAGCTATCTGCCGGAGTTTTTCCACTACACCGCCGGCCTCGCCGACAAGCTTGAAGGCGGCACCCTGCCCCTCGATAAACCCGACCTGTTCGCCTACACCGTGCACGAAGCCATGGGCGTGGTCGCGGCGATCATTCCCTGGAACAGCCCGCTTTACCTGACGGCGATCAAACTCGCGCCGGCCCTGGCGGCGGGCAATACCATCGTGATCAAACCGTCCGAACACGCGTCAGCGACCGTCCTCGAATTGGCGCGACTGGCCCTGGAAGCGGGCATTCCGCCGGGCGTGGTCAACGTGGTCACCGGTTACGGCCCGAGCACCGGCGCCGCCCTGACCCGCCATCCGCTGGTGCGCAAAATCGCCTTTACCGGTGGTGCCGCCACGGCGCGGCATGTGGTTCGCAGCAGCGCCGAGAACTTCGCCAAGCTGTCCCTGGAACTGGGCGGAAAATCGCCGAACATTATCTTTGCCGACGCCGACCTCGATAGCGCAATCAACGGCGCCATCGCCGGGATCTATGCGGCGTCGGGGCAGAGTTGCGTGTCCGGTTCGCGGTTGTTGGTGCAGGACGAAATCTATGATGAATTCGTCGAGCGCCTGGTGGAGCGGGCCAAGCGCATCCGCATCGGCAACCCGCAGGACGACGCCAGCGAAATGGGCCCGATGGCCACCGCGCAGCAACTCGCTGTAGTGGAAGGTCTGGTCGCCGACGCGATTGCCGAAGGTGCGCGTTTGAAGCTCGGCGGCAAGCGGCCGCAGAATCTCGGCGACGGCTGGTTCTACGAGCCGACGCTGTTCGAATGCGACAGCAACACGATGAAGATCATGCAGGAAGAAGTCTTCGGCCCGGTGGCCTCGGTGATCCGCTTCAAGGACGAAGCCGAAGCGCTGGCGATCGCCAACGACTCACAGTTCGGCCTAGCCGCCGGCATCTGGACCCGCGACCTGGGCCGCGCCCATCGCCTGGCCCGGGACGTGCGCTCGGGGATCATCTGGGTCAACACCTACCGCGCCGTATCGGCCATGGCGCCGATTGGCGGGTTCAAGAACAG